One region of Halohasta litchfieldiae genomic DNA includes:
- a CDS encoding TrmB family transcriptional regulator — protein sequence MSTLENVTEAVEVLQQIGLKEYEARCFVGLSRLSTGTAKQLSEMTDVPRTRVYDAVRILEAQGLVKIQHSSPQKFRAVSMSEATETLRGQYESRVDRLQAALDDVEMVEDHDESSIQQVWALTGSTAIESRTNKLLDKATNEIVLVVGDESLLTDRLVDNLTEMNRSVDLLIGAPTELIRTAIQESIPEATTFVSGLGWLREEEQDTGETAIGRLLLVDRSKILVSTILPSTNEEHAIYGEGFGNGLVVIARRLMSQGEFTGE from the coding sequence ATGTCCACATTAGAAAACGTAACCGAGGCTGTCGAAGTCCTCCAGCAGATCGGGCTCAAGGAGTACGAAGCCCGCTGTTTCGTCGGCCTCTCACGGCTGTCTACGGGCACCGCAAAGCAACTCAGCGAGATGACCGACGTGCCGCGAACCCGCGTCTACGATGCGGTTCGCATCTTAGAGGCCCAAGGGTTGGTCAAAATCCAGCATTCGAGTCCCCAGAAGTTCCGGGCCGTCTCGATGTCGGAGGCGACCGAAACGCTTCGCGGTCAGTACGAAAGTCGCGTCGACCGACTCCAGGCTGCGTTGGACGATGTGGAGATGGTCGAAGACCACGATGAATCGTCGATCCAGCAGGTGTGGGCACTGACCGGTTCGACGGCCATCGAAAGCCGGACGAACAAACTGCTCGACAAAGCCACCAACGAGATCGTGTTGGTCGTCGGCGACGAGTCGCTGTTGACCGACCGGCTGGTCGACAATCTCACCGAAATGAACCGGAGCGTCGACCTGCTGATCGGCGCGCCGACCGAACTGATTCGAACTGCGATCCAAGAGTCGATCCCCGAGGCAACCACGTTCGTTTCGGGGTTAGGGTGGCTCCGAGAGGAGGAACAAGATACCGGTGAGACGGCTATCGGTCGGCTGCTGTTGGTCGACCGCTCGAAGATCCTCGTGAGTACGATCCTTCCGTCGACCAACGAGGAACACGCGATCTACGGCGAGGGGTTCGGCAACGGCCTGGTCGTGATCGCGCGTCGACTGATGTCACAGGGCGAGTTCACAGGAGAATAA
- a CDS encoding CbiX/SirB N-terminal domain-containing protein encodes MSQGQLRNAIDSVDNEAVLLVGHGSRREKSNEQVRELAAMLEDRLEIPVDAAFLELAEPAIPDAIEGLAATVDSVTVVQLSLFAASHVKNDVPVAVQQARSAHETEIKNGAHLGIHPAIVDLLDDRAKAVEEELGVDREEDDVAAVVCGRGSSDPDANADLHKLSRLLYEGREFSHVEASFIGITEPTLDDSLSTIAKQRPDAIVVVPYMLGDGVLTGRIREWTDDFDEEYPYVDASCGDPLGTDSRLLDVLGDRWQEARTDSVEMSCDTCKYKVDLTGYEEDTGGARAMLRALTQQETHADRSDVDDDPHTHDAPAKHVAVCTNQTCAEDGAPAVLERLRQEARDSDECDARITRSSCLGRCGEGPMVAVYPENVWYGGVQAEDAERIVSSHLDRDRIVSDLVDQTL; translated from the coding sequence ATGAGTCAGGGCCAGCTTCGGAACGCCATCGATTCGGTCGACAATGAGGCCGTCCTGCTCGTGGGGCATGGCTCGCGCCGCGAGAAATCCAACGAGCAGGTCCGCGAGCTGGCGGCGATGCTCGAAGACCGACTGGAGATTCCGGTCGACGCCGCCTTTCTCGAACTGGCCGAGCCTGCGATTCCGGATGCTATCGAGGGGTTGGCTGCGACTGTCGACTCGGTGACGGTCGTCCAGCTCTCGCTGTTCGCCGCGAGCCACGTCAAAAACGACGTGCCGGTCGCGGTCCAGCAGGCGCGGTCGGCCCACGAAACCGAGATCAAAAACGGCGCGCATCTCGGTATCCATCCCGCGATTGTCGACCTGCTGGATGATAGGGCAAAAGCGGTCGAAGAAGAGTTGGGCGTCGACCGCGAGGAAGACGACGTGGCGGCGGTCGTCTGCGGTCGTGGATCGAGTGATCCGGATGCCAACGCCGACCTCCACAAACTCTCGCGGTTGCTGTACGAGGGCCGGGAGTTCTCGCACGTCGAAGCCTCGTTTATTGGGATCACCGAGCCGACGCTGGACGACTCGCTGTCGACCATCGCCAAACAGCGGCCCGACGCTATCGTCGTGGTCCCCTACATGCTCGGCGACGGTGTGTTGACTGGGCGGATTCGGGAGTGGACTGACGACTTTGATGAGGAGTATCCCTACGTCGACGCCAGCTGTGGCGATCCGCTTGGGACCGACTCACGGCTGCTGGATGTGCTGGGTGATCGGTGGCAGGAGGCTCGGACCGACAGCGTCGAAATGTCGTGTGACACCTGCAAGTACAAGGTCGACCTCACCGGCTACGAGGAGGATACGGGCGGTGCGCGAGCGATGCTGCGGGCGCTCACCCAACAGGAGACTCACGCCGACCGGAGCGATGTCGACGATGATCCGCATACGCACGATGCGCCAGCAAAACACGTCGCCGTCTGTACGAACCAGACCTGCGCCGAAGACGGTGCGCCCGCGGTGCTCGAACGCCTCCGGCAGGAGGCACGGGACTCCGATGAATGCGATGCTCGGATTACGCGCTCGTCGTGTCTGGGGCGGTGTGGCGAAGGACCGATGGTCGCCGTCTACCCCGAGAACGTCTGGTATGGCGGCGTCCAAGCCGAAGACGCCGAACGCATCGTCTCGTCGCATCTCGACCGCGACCGCATCGTGAGCGATCTGGTCGACCAGACGCTTTAA
- a CDS encoding SprT-like domain-containing protein — MRITDSRAVDTVGTLGDNHELSRRARGYGEAVVCGEEWPLDGVDLSKITWSTSTRAKRRHGRCSYDGDGRATITLTEHTYDRAGFAACKMTIRHELVHAWQYQHRGERAVVGEMGIELRADGATATPDGGHSDHADTGPATGGRNTAVDAGFTIETGHGDSFRAWVDPLELPGRCSTYYERRQSDFNYVYGCPNCEQWWGKHRLCKSVRQAAHGGEGSTGYRYCTDCEVLLHLQVGEWYLGHADHDDECIKTFVDGEFEAAADSGLPLVHAHDINPTERPE, encoded by the coding sequence GTGCGAATCACAGACAGTCGGGCAGTCGATACGGTCGGGACGCTGGGGGACAACCACGAGCTCTCCCGTCGGGCCCGTGGGTACGGCGAGGCCGTGGTTTGCGGCGAGGAGTGGCCGCTCGACGGCGTCGACCTCAGCAAAATCACGTGGTCGACCTCGACGCGCGCGAAGCGTCGACACGGGCGGTGTTCCTACGACGGCGATGGCCGCGCGACAATCACACTGACCGAACACACCTACGACCGAGCGGGGTTCGCGGCCTGCAAGATGACGATCCGCCACGAACTCGTCCACGCCTGGCAGTACCAACATCGTGGCGAGCGGGCAGTCGTCGGCGAGATGGGGATCGAACTCCGGGCTGACGGTGCGACTGCGACCCCCGATGGGGGCCACAGCGACCACGCCGACACCGGGCCCGCGACCGGTGGCCGGAACACGGCCGTCGACGCCGGGTTCACCATCGAGACGGGTCACGGCGACTCCTTTCGGGCGTGGGTCGACCCCCTCGAACTGCCGGGGCGGTGTTCGACCTACTACGAGCGTCGACAGTCGGATTTCAACTACGTGTATGGCTGTCCGAACTGCGAGCAATGGTGGGGCAAACACCGACTCTGTAAGAGTGTCCGGCAGGCCGCCCACGGTGGCGAGGGGTCGACGGGCTACCGCTACTGTACGGACTGCGAGGTACTCCTCCATCTGCAGGTTGGTGAGTGGTATCTCGGCCACGCAGACCACGACGACGAGTGTATCAAGACCTTCGTCGACGGCGAGTTCGAGGCGGCCGCAGACAGTGGGTTACCACTCGTTCACGCACACGACATCAACCCAACAGAGCGACCGGAGTAG
- a CDS encoding cobalamin biosynthesis protein, whose product MSIAVPDDLLAGHPSTAYFWGRVAGNGEVDRNSLTVTTNDEASAETISEIVGSEVDHDRKTRDYAHNTDISKTEDEYTVEVTSDDLFGMSGSLGLPVDGRGNYRFGAFSDFRRDLLRGLLEGCGTICFKSSSGTVGVSFVHDDAELLELVQQLIDDCPVDAPYGDLSATSSGGYWFGVDDDVAADFGIWLYEGTEDTGLFAPSRRRKLVQSLDQATDVEFDRSQFEQ is encoded by the coding sequence ATGAGCATTGCCGTCCCCGACGATCTGCTGGCAGGCCACCCCTCGACGGCGTACTTTTGGGGTCGCGTGGCTGGCAACGGCGAGGTCGACCGCAATAGCCTCACTGTGACGACCAACGACGAGGCATCGGCCGAGACGATCAGCGAGATCGTCGGCAGCGAGGTCGACCACGACCGGAAAACCCGCGACTACGCCCATAACACCGACATTAGCAAGACCGAAGACGAGTACACGGTGGAAGTGACGAGCGACGACCTCTTTGGAATGAGTGGCTCGCTCGGCTTGCCGGTCGACGGGCGCGGCAACTACCGGTTTGGAGCCTTCTCGGACTTCCGGCGTGATCTGCTTCGCGGCCTGCTGGAAGGCTGTGGAACGATCTGTTTCAAATCCTCCAGCGGGACTGTGGGTGTCTCGTTCGTCCACGATGACGCCGAGCTGCTCGAACTCGTCCAACAACTCATCGACGACTGCCCAGTCGACGCGCCCTACGGCGACCTCTCGGCGACCTCGTCGGGTGGCTACTGGTTCGGCGTCGACGACGACGTGGCTGCCGACTTCGGGATCTGGCTCTACGAAGGCACCGAGGATACGGGCCTGTTCGCGCCAAGTCGACGCCGGAAACTGGTGCAAAGTCTCGATCAAGCAACCGACGTCGAGTTCGACCGCTCACAGTTCGAACAATGA
- a CDS encoding heavy-metal-associated domain-containing protein — protein MSTTFSVTGMSCTGCESNVEAAVSELQGIQGVEADHEAGTVTVDGDVDEGTVTSAIEDSGYEVVA, from the coding sequence ATGAGTACGACATTCTCAGTCACTGGAATGAGCTGTACTGGTTGTGAATCAAACGTCGAGGCTGCGGTCTCGGAGTTACAGGGTATTCAGGGCGTTGAGGCCGACCACGAGGCGGGAACGGTCACAGTCGACGGCGATGTCGACGAAGGAACCGTCACCTCGGCTATCGAAGACAGCGGCTACGAGGTCGTGGCGTAG
- a CDS encoding peroxiredoxin family protein, whose translation MYSKPTDLSIELPNGGAGPDPLRLDRLDAEFVVLLFQRDYLCGNCRNQVQDIAARYDEFRERNTVVVSVLPESKERAAEWATNYDLPFPVVADPDTAVADRFGQPVRFGFLGSLHNLLGRMPLAVIIDLRGDEPRLVYSYVGNSPSDRPTIEGLILELNHKRKSSA comes from the coding sequence ATGTACTCGAAGCCGACCGATCTCTCGATTGAACTGCCGAACGGCGGGGCCGGGCCGGACCCGCTTCGGCTCGACAGGTTGGATGCGGAGTTCGTCGTGCTGCTGTTCCAGCGGGATTATCTTTGTGGCAACTGTCGGAACCAAGTCCAGGATATCGCCGCCCGCTACGATGAGTTTCGCGAGCGAAACACCGTCGTCGTCTCGGTCCTGCCGGAGTCCAAAGAGCGGGCCGCCGAGTGGGCGACCAACTACGACCTCCCGTTCCCGGTCGTCGCCGATCCCGACACCGCCGTCGCCGACCGGTTCGGCCAACCGGTCCGGTTCGGGTTTCTCGGCTCGCTCCACAATCTCCTGGGCCGGATGCCGCTGGCGGTCATCATCGACCTCCGGGGTGACGAGCCACGGCTGGTCTACTCCTATGTCGGCAACTCCCCGTCCGACCGGCCCACAATCGAGGGACTCATTCTGGAACTCAACCACAAGCGCAAATCCAGCGCGTGA
- a CDS encoding TrmB family transcriptional regulator: MTTHRTDQHSTAIEQLEAFRLSTYAARTFVALSSLGSGTAKEVSQVAEVPRTRVYDAVEELRDRGLVDIQQSSPQRFIAISAETTRRKLDQDLQQRLTKLTTALDQLEAVDNGSEQRGIWTVSGQETIVDRLLTFLTEADSEIVYVADDGFLSERLIDGLSAAVDRGISVSIGGLSAEAMDRLQAEIPAVERLEPAAQAIPMVSRFLLVDGSRTLLSVQVGNPTPDAETAIWGAGETNKLVVILKSICGVTAGATDGSQ, translated from the coding sequence ATGACTACTCACCGCACAGATCAGCACTCGACAGCCATCGAACAGCTCGAAGCGTTCAGACTCAGCACCTATGCGGCCCGAACGTTTGTCGCGCTCTCCAGTCTCGGCTCCGGAACCGCCAAGGAGGTCAGTCAGGTTGCAGAGGTTCCGCGAACCCGCGTCTACGACGCCGTCGAGGAGTTGCGTGACCGGGGGCTGGTCGACATCCAGCAGTCCAGCCCACAGCGATTCATTGCGATCTCGGCCGAGACCACGCGCCGAAAGCTCGACCAAGATCTCCAACAGCGCCTCACGAAGTTGACGACGGCGCTCGATCAGCTCGAAGCGGTCGACAATGGGTCCGAACAACGGGGTATCTGGACAGTCAGCGGCCAAGAAACCATCGTCGACCGACTGCTGACGTTTCTCACCGAGGCCGACTCGGAGATCGTCTACGTCGCCGACGATGGGTTCCTCTCGGAGCGGCTCATCGATGGACTCTCGGCGGCCGTCGACCGCGGCATCTCGGTCAGCATCGGTGGGCTCTCGGCCGAGGCGATGGACCGCCTCCAGGCCGAGATCCCCGCGGTCGAACGACTCGAACCCGCCGCCCAAGCCATTCCGATGGTCAGTCGGTTCCTGTTGGTCGACGGGAGTCGAACGCTGCTGAGCGTGCAGGTCGGCAACCCAACCCCGGATGCCGAGACGGCGATCTGGGGGGCTGGAGAAACGAACAAACTCGTCGTCATCCTCAAATCGATCTGTGGGGTTACCGCCGGAGCGACCGACGGGAGTCAGTAA
- the cobJ gene encoding precorrin-3B C(17)-methyltransferase, which yields MSTDTNTNQTDESANDGSTGGCTAKSGSTKKQSVDEKIGSTVDDFDAEPGQLTAVGLGPGHPEGMTQRARAALLDADHIVGYTTYIELLPEEITEEADELYDTPMCGEVSRTEEAIDRTLAGHDVAIIGSGDPNVYALSGLALEIIESKGATASMLNYEVVPGVPAAQSCSALLGAPLVNDTVSISLSDHLVPMPEIESRLHAAAGESFTIVLYNPWSRKRRENFQKCCEILLAHRGPDTPVGIVHGAGRDDEEVMITTLDQLEELGESEIIDMTTTILVGNEETYVWDDRMVTPRGYETKYDY from the coding sequence ATGAGTACGGACACAAACACGAATCAGACGGATGAATCGGCAAACGACGGATCAACTGGCGGCTGTACGGCCAAATCAGGGTCAACAAAAAAACAGTCGGTCGACGAGAAGATCGGCTCGACGGTCGACGATTTCGACGCCGAACCGGGGCAGTTGACGGCTGTGGGTCTCGGTCCCGGCCACCCAGAGGGGATGACCCAACGCGCACGTGCCGCGCTGCTGGATGCCGACCACATCGTCGGCTACACGACCTACATCGAACTCCTTCCGGAGGAGATCACCGAGGAGGCAGACGAACTGTACGATACGCCGATGTGTGGCGAGGTCTCACGAACCGAAGAGGCAATCGACCGCACGCTGGCGGGCCACGACGTGGCGATCATCGGCAGCGGCGACCCCAACGTCTACGCGCTGTCTGGATTGGCGCTCGAAATCATCGAATCGAAGGGAGCCACGGCGTCGATGCTCAATTACGAAGTCGTCCCCGGCGTCCCGGCTGCCCAGTCCTGTAGTGCGCTGCTCGGCGCGCCGCTTGTCAACGACACCGTTTCGATCTCGCTGTCCGATCACTTGGTCCCGATGCCGGAGATCGAGTCCCGCCTCCATGCCGCCGCGGGTGAGAGTTTTACAATCGTTCTCTATAATCCATGGAGCCGGAAGCGCCGGGAGAACTTCCAGAAGTGCTGTGAGATCCTGCTGGCTCACCGTGGCCCTGACACGCCGGTCGGCATCGTCCACGGCGCGGGCCGAGACGACGAGGAGGTCATGATCACCACGCTGGACCAACTGGAGGAACTCGGAGAGAGCGAGATCATCGACATGACGACCACGATTCTGGTAGGCAACGAGGAGACCTACGTCTGGGACGACCGGATGGTCACCCCGCGTGGCTACGAAACCAAATACGACTACTAA
- a CDS encoding GNAT family N-acetyltransferase codes for MTSIRHAAPEDLVDVMRLFDGALLDTDADRIRDQLTGDRGCILLAEAAGRPVGAIALIRAAEAVEDVLWPDSSYISAIAVSTTRRGQGIGRSLIEAAAEWAGPQPLSATFDERVRPFYMACGFAIEEREGRLWGIRRVAGVD; via the coding sequence GTGACCTCGATCCGCCACGCCGCCCCCGAGGATCTGGTCGACGTCATGCGACTGTTCGATGGCGCGCTCCTCGACACCGACGCCGACCGGATTAGGGATCAACTAACCGGCGATAGGGGCTGTATACTGCTCGCAGAGGCGGCTGGTCGACCGGTCGGCGCAATCGCGCTTATACGTGCAGCGGAGGCAGTTGAAGATGTGCTGTGGCCCGACTCGAGTTATATATCAGCGATTGCAGTCAGCACGACACGTCGGGGTCAGGGCATCGGTCGGTCGCTGATCGAGGCGGCCGCCGAGTGGGCTGGCCCACAACCGCTGTCGGCGACGTTCGACGAGCGCGTCCGACCCTTTTATATGGCGTGTGGGTTCGCAATCGAGGAGCGTGAGGGTCGACTGTGGGGAATTCGACGGGTTGCGGGAGTCGACTAA
- a CDS encoding outer membrane protein assembly factor BamB family protein: MADATDALRTVDLGAIEPARSRHMWTRSSLALTDSLAVVGQWDGTITAVDRESLDTVWTVDHVDSPASLLESDDQIIAAGRGETGTIAAYDAKTGDQQWSYATADDIGAPTSDRVFEQPYVVDLAVGEDRLFAAARRYERDGKDRRWHSAVYAFGSEGTVDWQYSVDASPIALAPNAAGDRLAVGYNRCMGDHNHGLVVLDTASGQPAWMWDPGTEGDRRVGDVSYDGDSLAVTSHGDKRGYLLGPGGRQQWRVDLAVPTEIEDETLYAYPNHVHAHDGRVAFLTGNTYPEEGRETEGRHPNEHRIVGVDADGAELWDADLGGFVHGTAVDGDRIVIPCAQNFRTRDSSTHALREFNLAGGPKEATTVDGISTAAAVDGGAVAMVEEPIVYHDEGEKRGSYALHLG, from the coding sequence ATGGCCGACGCAACCGACGCGCTCCGAACGGTCGACCTCGGTGCAATCGAACCGGCCCGAAGCCGCCATATGTGGACCCGGTCGAGCCTCGCGCTCACCGACTCGCTGGCTGTCGTCGGCCAGTGGGACGGCACGATCACCGCGGTCGACCGCGAATCCCTCGACACTGTGTGGACGGTCGACCACGTCGACAGCCCCGCCTCCCTGCTCGAATCCGACGACCAAATCATCGCGGCTGGTCGCGGCGAGACGGGGACCATCGCAGCCTACGACGCCAAAACAGGCGACCAACAGTGGTCGTATGCCACCGCCGACGACATCGGCGCACCGACGTCGGACCGCGTGTTCGAACAGCCCTACGTGGTCGACCTCGCGGTGGGTGAGGACCGACTGTTTGCGGCGGCCCGACGCTACGAACGCGACGGCAAGGACCGACGCTGGCACAGCGCGGTGTACGCCTTCGGTTCAGAGGGCACCGTCGACTGGCAGTACTCGGTCGACGCTTCACCAATCGCCCTCGCCCCCAATGCCGCGGGCGACCGCCTCGCGGTCGGCTACAACCGATGTATGGGCGACCACAACCATGGCCTCGTCGTCCTCGACACAGCCAGTGGCCAACCGGCGTGGATGTGGGACCCCGGCACCGAAGGCGACCGCCGGGTCGGCGACGTATCCTACGACGGCGACTCGCTGGCGGTCACGAGCCACGGCGACAAACGGGGCTATCTGCTCGGACCGGGCGGTCGACAGCAGTGGCGCGTCGACCTCGCGGTCCCGACCGAAATAGAAGACGAAACGCTGTATGCCTACCCGAACCACGTCCACGCCCACGATGGCCGCGTGGCCTTCCTAACTGGGAATACCTACCCGGAGGAGGGCCGCGAAACCGAGGGTCGACACCCGAACGAACACCGAATCGTGGGGGTCGACGCCGACGGTGCTGAGTTATGGGACGCCGACCTCGGAGGGTTCGTCCACGGCACGGCGGTCGACGGGGATCGAATCGTCATCCCCTGTGCCCAGAATTTCCGAACGCGCGATTCGTCGACGCATGCTCTGCGGGAGTTCAATCTCGCAGGCGGGCCAAAAGAGGCGACGACAGTCGACGGGATTTCGACTGCGGCGGCGGTCGACGGCGGCGCAGTGGCGATGGTCGAAGAGCCAATCGTCTACCACGACGAGGGCGAGAAACGCGGCTCGTACGCGTTGCATCTCGGATAA
- a CDS encoding 23S rRNA (uridine(2552)-2'-O)-methyltransferase, which produces MGSGKDKYYNRAKQQGYRSRSAFKLKQLDQQVGLFGPGNTVVDLGAAPGGWLQVAAEEVGDDGTVIGVDFQRIRDLEDHDTVETIKGDMTDDRTKDRLRKLVGEDGADVVISDMAPNMTGEYSLDHARSVHLGRQAFEVACEHLGTGGDFVVKVFQGQDLDDLQDEIAEEFQYVQRSSPDASRDSSSEIYLIGKHRLTAPLGVDDEFEVEIVDVGEEGDGIAKVEDFTVFVSGAETGETLDIRITDVKPQFAFAERVD; this is translated from the coding sequence ATGGGAAGCGGCAAAGACAAATACTACAACCGAGCCAAACAGCAGGGGTATCGCTCGCGGTCGGCGTTCAAACTCAAACAGCTCGACCAGCAGGTCGGCCTGTTCGGCCCCGGCAACACCGTCGTCGACCTTGGGGCAGCCCCCGGCGGCTGGCTCCAAGTCGCCGCCGAAGAGGTCGGCGACGATGGCACCGTGATCGGCGTCGACTTCCAGCGCATTCGGGATCTGGAGGACCACGACACCGTCGAGACGATCAAAGGCGACATGACCGACGACCGGACCAAAGACCGACTCCGCAAACTGGTCGGCGAGGATGGCGCGGACGTTGTCATCTCGGATATGGCCCCGAACATGACCGGCGAGTACTCGCTGGATCACGCCCGGTCGGTCCATCTCGGCCGGCAGGCCTTCGAGGTCGCCTGCGAACATCTCGGCACTGGCGGCGATTTCGTGGTGAAGGTGTTCCAAGGCCAGGATCTCGACGATTTACAGGACGAAATCGCCGAGGAGTTCCAGTACGTCCAGCGGAGCAGCCCGGATGCCTCCCGCGATAGCTCCTCGGAAATCTATCTCATCGGCAAACACCGTCTGACTGCTCCCCTCGGCGTCGACGACGAGTTCGAAGTCGAGATCGTCGACGTCGGCGAGGAAGGCGACGGGATCGCTAAAGTCGAGGATTTCACCGTCTTCGTTTCCGGGGCCGAAACCGGCGAGACGCTCGACATTCGGATCACGGACGTCAAACCGCAGTTCGCGTTCGCCGAGCGCGTCGACTGA
- the samp2 gene encoding ubiquitin-like small modifier protein SAMP2, producing the protein MNVTVDVVGEGSREVTVDESATYADLVREVDRSPQEVSVLVDGSPVPEDQPVGVDHVQVLRLIKGG; encoded by the coding sequence ATGAACGTTACCGTCGACGTCGTCGGCGAAGGCTCCCGCGAGGTGACCGTCGACGAGTCGGCTACCTACGCCGATCTGGTCAGGGAGGTCGACCGAAGTCCACAGGAGGTTTCGGTGCTCGTCGATGGCTCACCGGTTCCGGAAGACCAGCCCGTCGGGGTCGACCATGTGCAGGTGTTACGACTCATAAAGGGTGGATAG
- a CDS encoding ferredoxin: protein MTAYEVTLNKEPCDGIFACLTRDPRFVEDDDGLATIDPDGDPIYDGDGEVREENGTVIASFDDERIEEARQAAAACPVNAITVEEVDQ, encoded by the coding sequence ATGACTGCCTACGAAGTCACCCTCAACAAGGAGCCCTGTGACGGCATCTTCGCCTGTCTGACCCGCGATCCGCGGTTCGTCGAAGACGACGACGGACTGGCGACCATCGACCCCGACGGCGATCCGATCTACGACGGCGACGGCGAGGTCCGCGAGGAAAACGGCACCGTCATCGCCTCCTTCGACGACGAACGAATCGAGGAAGCCCGGCAGGCTGCGGCGGCCTGCCCCGTGAACGCAATCACCGTCGAGGAGGTCGACCAATGA
- a CDS encoding DUF3209 family protein has protein sequence MSCYEIEALRLGLMNVLGTEDPAAREHAETELEGHLTGPIEALADADSLSAIERHLDAALVDLEEEVATTSSDDPEYNYLRGRLVAVRDAERAVHRITAQGESVLSGLGEAHDVLHETFPVED, from the coding sequence ATGAGCTGTTACGAAATCGAAGCACTCCGACTCGGATTGATGAACGTCCTTGGAACCGAAGATCCCGCGGCCCGCGAACACGCCGAAACCGAACTTGAGGGCCACCTCACCGGCCCAATCGAGGCGCTGGCCGACGCCGACTCGCTGTCGGCAATCGAGCGCCATCTCGACGCCGCGCTAGTCGACCTCGAAGAGGAAGTCGCCACCACCTCCTCTGATGACCCCGAGTACAACTATCTCCGCGGTCGACTGGTCGCCGTCCGGGATGCCGAACGCGCGGTCCACCGCATCACCGCCCAAGGCGAAAGCGTTCTCTCGGGACTCGGCGAGGCACACGACGTGCTTCACGAGACGTTCCCAGTCGAAGACTGA
- a CDS encoding replication factor C small subunit, which produces MSDVDAESDSEPEPGREIWIEKYRPQTLDDIKGQDDIVERLQSYIDQRDLPHLLFSGRAGIGKTTAATAIAREVYGDDWRGNFLELNASDQRGIDVVRDRIKNFARSSFGGHDYRIIFLDEADSLTSDAQSALRRTMEQFSDNTRFILSCNYSSKIIDPIQSRCAVFRYSPLSDEAVAAQVDEIAAAEGIEVTDDGREALVYAAGGDMRRAINSLQAAATTGEVVDEEAVYLITSTARPEEIESMVTDAIAGDFSKSRATLDTLLTDTGMAGGDIIDQLHRSVWDFDLSERDAVRLMERIGETDYRITEGANEQVQLEALLASLAMNEQ; this is translated from the coding sequence ATGAGCGACGTCGACGCCGAAAGCGACAGCGAGCCGGAGCCGGGACGGGAGATCTGGATCGAGAAATACCGCCCCCAGACGCTCGACGACATCAAGGGCCAAGACGACATCGTCGAGCGGCTCCAGAGCTACATCGACCAGCGGGATCTGCCGCATCTGCTGTTCTCGGGCCGTGCTGGAATCGGCAAAACGACCGCCGCGACCGCCATCGCCCGCGAGGTCTACGGCGACGACTGGCGGGGGAATTTCCTCGAACTCAACGCCTCCGATCAGCGCGGAATCGACGTGGTTCGAGACCGCATCAAGAACTTCGCCCGCTCGTCGTTTGGCGGTCACGACTACCGTATTATCTTTCTTGATGAGGCTGACTCGCTTACATCCGATGCACAGTCAGCGCTCCGCCGCACGATGGAGCAGTTCTCCGACAACACCCGGTTTATTCTCTCCTGTAACTACTCCTCGAAGATCATCGACCCGATCCAGTCGCGGTGTGCCGTCTTCCGCTACTCGCCGCTTTCGGACGAAGCAGTCGCCGCACAGGTCGACGAGATCGCTGCCGCCGAGGGAATCGAAGTCACTGACGATGGCCGTGAGGCGCTGGTCTACGCCGCGGGCGGCGATATGCGCCGGGCGATCAACTCCCTGCAGGCCGCCGCAACCACCGGCGAGGTCGTCGACGAGGAAGCGGTCTATCTCATTACGTCGACGGCGCGCCCCGAAGAAATCGAGTCGATGGTGACCGACGCAATCGCCGGCGACTTCTCGAAATCCCGTGCCACACTCGACACGCTGCTCACCGACACCGGGATGGCTGGCGGCGATATTATCGACCAACTTCACCGGTCAGTGTGGGACTTTGATCTCTCGGAGCGTGATGCGGTGCGACTGATGGAGCGAATCGGCGAGACGGATTACCGGATTACCGAGGGTGCGAACGAGCAGGTCCAGCTTGAGGCACTGCTGGCGTCGCTAGCGATGAACGAACAGTAG